The Fusarium falciforme chromosome 10, complete sequence DNA segment GATCCTCCTGGGTGCGAGCAAGCTGCTTCTGAGTCGAGGCCAGGCCGGACTCCAACTTGGCGACCTTTTGGTTGAGTTCCTTGTTGCTCTTGTCAAGCTCCTTGTTGTGCTCACGCTCCACGTCCAGTTGTCCGCTGAGGTGGCTGACCTCGGAGTTCAACTCCGAGATCTGTGCTGACAACTGCTGGACGCGGGCCTGGGCTGCTGCCAGGGCAATCTCTGTCTCATCCAGGTGCTTCTGAAGCTTAGCCTTGGCTGCCTGCTCCTCGGCGATCATCCTGTGAGCGTCATCGAGGGCCTTGTGGTCGGCTGCGTCGTGATCACGATCACTCGAGATGATCTTTTGCAGGTCTTGGATCTGCTTGGTGAGCTCTGCTTCCTTCTTGGCATATTCATCACGCGCGTCGGACAGTTTCTTCTCTAGGTCGGcgctcttgttcttctcgagcTTGTTCTCAGCACTGAGCTCGCTGATCTTGCCGTTGAGGTCATGGATCTGCCTGTTGCACTTGTCCACCTGCTCTCTGAGCCCATGGAATGACTTGTCAAGAACGTTGAATCGCTGTGCATGGTCAGCGCGGTGCTCCTGGCAATATCTGGTAGACGAGTACAAACCTCGGTAGCATACTTGGCGAGGTAGCCGGCTTGGTCAACGAAAGAGGCCGTGTGCGTTAGGGTTTCGACAAGATCGTGAGGGAACGGCATCTGAGTCTGGATGCGAGGAAGCGCAGCCTCGGTTTGAGGGTAGCAAACTCTCAGTTCAGCCTTCTCCATGGGTGGTTCTGGCGGCGTCATCTCGCTGAAGAGATAATGTTAGCAGCGTCGAAGATGTCGGGGGCGTCCAGCTTACTGAGAGTGAGACTGCTTGCTAACTGCTTGCGTAAGACCTCCAAGTTCCTTATCACCTTCTGGCCCCTTCATATGGACTGCAAGCTTCGCAGTCCCCTCATCTCGGATGCAGTAGAGGCTATAAGGGGGGCCATCGAAATCGAATTTGAGAGGCTCGCCTGGTCCATTTTCCGCCCTCTGAACGGTGTTTATGGAGAACGGAACCTTGGACTTCTTTTCCGCGTCCTCGGTCCACTGCCAGAAAGCCAGGACGGGCTTTCCAGCTCCGACGCCCTCTGGGACAAGGACCAAGATCGGCTCGTTGCTAGCATACTTGGGCCAGTCCAGCTTTCCAGTCCAGATTCGGAAGGAATCGGTCGCTACCGCCTCTCCCTGGGGCTGGTAGACGCGATCAAGAGTCATGTAGCTCTTGTTGTTGGCCGGGTTCGACATGGTAATGTCGAGCTTCCCGTACGCTtgcttggtggtgatgacatAGGTGTAGAAGTTGTGTGACATTTCGATTATGTCCTCACCATCCTCCGTCTTGGACACGTTTGTGACGACCTTGGTGTCGAACCAGTTGGGCTTCCTGTTTCCGGCGGCATCCTTAGTCCACTGGGAGAAGAGGTAGACGCTGTCGCCGCGACGGGCCGTGCCATCGGGGAGGATGACAATGAAGAGCTCGTCCGTAGCAGAGGTGCCCCAGTTTAGCTTTCCAGAGTAGACAAACATATTGATGGCGGAAGGAGGTGAAGGCTGAGAAGTATGAGTTGAAGAAGATTGGGTTATTGAGGAGATGCTGAGAGAGATGTTCCAAGTTTCACATTATCAGGCGTCAGTGAGTCCTTTATAGTTGCGcaactcttctcttctcttctctattGTCTACCTCTTCTCTGAAAGCTCAGACTGTCATACAATCCACAGCTTCATCTTCAGCTGCCACCAGAACACGCATTGGCATTACCTTCTCAATACTTTTCTGCAGATTCTGGCTAGTAACGAGCTGAGAGACCCCATGTGGCTACCTGATGGCTAGATAGGGAAGGGAGAGGCAATCCCGCAGGTAAGCTGGCTACCAATGAACCTCTGCTCCTATGAATGCCATCAAGCGGTAGACCATTATGTTGACCCTTGTAccttgccatcaccatcccgGCGGCCCTCTTCCAGCTGGGCAGTATCCATATTGGCCTTTCCTAGGACCCTCGGCCACCCCCGCTTTTATGCAGAAGGGCCTCATTCGTGCCCCGGGCGTTCCGGAACAGTCATTGTTGATTCTGTTTTCAGTCGATGCTGACCTGCATTCTGTCAGGGACCTAAGTGGCCTCGGGCTCTTGCGGAGAAACCATCCGGGCTCGCAATTGGCCCACAGCTTACATAGTGCAGGGGCCCGAGGCGCCTTGGCACATCTCGAAGCGGGAAGATTCCGGGTCAAGTGGAGAGCTGAAGACGCTGTAAGCAAGAGAATGGATAGCCGTCAGCACTTGTTCAGTGAGTTGATGAATATTGGATAGGAAACACCGTTGATGGTGCATTGGGGCCTTGGCTGTGGGCGAGTAAGCAGCTGCTCCGAATGCGGAGAGTTGCAGGAGTCGTACACCTAACGTTGTGATCCTCCTGGCTAGCTATGCCTGGGGACCGAAGTGTGCAGAATCTGGTCCAGCGCTGGCAAGGCTTGCGTCCGAGGTGGCTGGACGAAGCAGAAGGGGATTGTCTTCGCAAGGCACTGCCGAACATATTCCAGAGGAGGATTCTTCCTAATACAAGTCTAGCCGGTAGGTTTTTTCGAGTATTAGATAGTAGAAATAAGAGTACTTCCCTTCTTAAAGGCCTATATTACGTCTCGATCGGACGTAAGATCAAAGACCACTATCCTCCAGTACATGACATATGTTGTCGGTACAAACTACAAATGCCCTTCGGGTATACCAGCGCGGCCCTATTGGCCAATTCTAAAAACCACCACTGCGTTACCCTGGCCCTTACCAAGCCATCCGGGCCAGCACAGAGTTTGGCCAGCGACGAATACATGCCTTTCTACCCTCATCCAGGCAGAAAAGACCGAGTCCAAGCGCCGCGGGATAGAAGTAGTGCTCAACCGGAACGCCAGCGGTACTTAAAACGTCTTGAAGGCTTGGGATATACAGCCAAATGACGGCAACACCCAGGGTAAACAGGATTGCAGGAAAGAGAAGCAGATTCTGCGTGCGCTTGTTGAACACAGGGGGATGTTGGAAGATGGACAGGTGCCTATTGCGAACCGCCATCAGGTTGAACCATTGCCTACAAGGATCAGTTGGGCTCAAACATAAGTAGGTAGAGACTGACATGACGACGAGGTTCATAAAGTAAATCGAACTAGCCTCGTTAAGCCGCGCATTGTAGTAATCCGGATCAACATGTGTAGGAATCTCGCCAAACTTGAACCACAGGTCCGAGAAAGGGATGCCTTTTCGTTCAAGATACCAGTACGCCATAGCAAATGAGCAGACACTCTCGATGACGCCAACAAAGGCATACGCATGGAAGATGAGCTGCCAGTTGACAAGATGTGTCTTGCTAGGGTCTCGTGGAGGTCGGAATAGGACGTCTGCTTCGGGCTTTTCGTAGGCTAGGACGATGGCGCCGGCGCAATCGGTGAAGCAACTATAGCTATCAGCCTCCAAGTCAAAGCAGTACCGCACGCAGAACATACCATATGATGATCATGAGGAAAGAGGATAAAATCTGCGGAAGCCCAAAGACCACATTGGTGAAGACTGGCCAAAACTCGGAGAATGAGCCTGCTGGGAGCAGGTAGGCAATGACCTTCTTGAGGTTATCAAAGACGACCCGCCCAAATCTTACTGCCTCGACAATAGCGGAAAAAGACTCCAGCAGTACCATATCGGCCGCCTCGATAGCGATATCGGAACCACTGGTGAGACTTATGCCCACATCTGCGGCCTTGAGAGCCGGTGCATCATTGACTCCGTCACCGGTCATGCCGACGATCTGCTTCCTGGCCTGGAACTCGCGGACGATGCGTAGCTTCTGGTCAGGTGTTGTGCGTGAAAAGACAATCTCGTTATACTTGCAGAGCTGTTCCCACTGGTGTTCGTTGAGACTCATCAAGTCTGAGCCAGAGAGGAGGAGCGCGGCATCTCGTGGTGAATTCGAGTCGTCTTCACCTTCTGTTGGGAATCTCACAAGGGAGGATGCGTCGTGGACGACTTGAGCAGTAACCATGCCGCACTGGCGAGCGATAGCCAAGGCTGTAAGTCCAAAGTCACCCGTAACCTGTGTGAGTGTCAGCATCAGACGACCTATTTCACCACTTTCAGGTGTGTAAACAAACCATAAAGGCACGAATTCCAGCTCCACGCAGCGTGGCAATAACCTCAGGCATCTCAGGACGGGGCGGGTCGATCATGGCCAGGAGGGAAACCAGGGTAAGCTCAGATTGAAGTTCGTGCATCATCTGAGTCTCAAATTCAGGCGACGATGTATCCGGGGGGATTCTATCGGCACCGAGTATCTTTCGAGCGAGTAGAATCACGCGTTTGCCGTTAGAGGACCACTGATCTTTGAGTTGCTTCACCGCTATCGCTTCATCCTCAGTCAAGGCCGCCACAGAGCCATCTGGTTGAACCATGCTGGTGCATCGTCCGAGCAGAATGTCCGGGGCACCCTTGATTGTCAGCAGCCTGAAGTTGTCAGTACGGAGAATGAATACCTGGTTCCAGGGTACAACTTACACGCTGCCAGCCGTGAACTCTTTGGCCCCTGACACGCCAAGACAAATATCAACATCCTGATTCTTGGGCGCCTTAAACGCCTTTGCCATGAACTTGTTCTTGCTGTTGAAAGACAGCTCAAAAACGCTCGTCCACGTCTTACGTAGCTCCGAGACGGGACCAAACCCTTCCGAAAGCCTCAAGGCTGCCTGATCGGTGGCATCTCCAAAGATGTGCCGGTCCGTCAGAGCCTCTTTCTCAGACTCGGGGTCAAACTCAGCAGAGTTGCAGAGTCCTGCTACTGCTCGTATTTGATGGATACCTGAGCTTCGTTGATGGAGGCGGATGTCGTCCATGGCTGATTCGGGAGTGAAAGTGGTGGTGTATAGAGAGCAGTCGGTGGCAAACATCTTGTTCTGTATGCCTGTTAACGATCCACTGTCCACAGTATCACTTCATTCTAGCTCAATATGCATACCTTGGTCAAGGTTCCAGTCTTGTCAGAGCAGATGACAGAGACTGAACCTAGAGTCTCGACTGTTTTAAGTGACTTGCACAGaatcttgttcttcttcattAGATTCGCCGTGATAGTCAGGCTAGACGTAACGGCGATTGGAAGACCCTCGGGGATATACGCAATGGCCACGCTGACACAGCTCACGATGAGAGCAGATACGTTGATCCAGTCAGGGTGAGACTTGCGGAGCCATCCAGCCCTAAGGTAGAGTTAGCAAATGTTCAAGTCCAAGCAGGATTTTGACGGTTTCATACCAGACGGCCACTAGAATAATGATCCACGACACCATGATGAGAACGATGAGTGAGACAAAGCGAAAGATGTCCTTTTCCATCGTTGTCAAACCCGTTTTGGGTTCGCCAGTCAGTTTTGCAATTTGGCCAAAGACTGTCGCATCACCAGTGGAAACGACAACACCGAGCGCACTACCGGAAACACAATGCGTGCCTTGCAGGCCAATGCAGTGAGTTTCGAGATAGTTGTCATCAGTTGAGTCGACAGTAGCCTTGATAGGCTTTGATTCACCTGATCAAGTCAGACATGCATCTCCCGACAAAGGTCAGATACTCACCGGTCAGAACAGCACGGTCAACGGATGTATCATGCGAGACCTGGAGGTAGCGAACATCGGCGGGGATCCTGTTCCCAgccttgatgaagatgacatcGCCAGTAACAACGTCGGTAGCGCTGACTTCAACCTTGGCACCATCGCGAAGAAGAACGCACGACTCGGGTAGCATCTCGGTGATGGACTGCATGACACGAGATGAAGACCAGTCTTGCCATCCGTTGAAGGCCGCCTGAATGACAAAGACAGCCACGAGGACTATACCCAAGGCGAGGTTTGCGATGGCTGGAGGATCTCCCAGGGGCTTCCaggagatgaagacgagaaTGCCTCCAACACAGAGGATAGACCCAAAGCCTTTGAAGAAGTATCCGAATATCTTCCAAAACAAGGGGTTCGGGAGAGGGGAGATCTTGTTTTTGCCCTGCTTTCGCAACCGATCGTCGGCTTCTCGAGCCGATAAGCCATGAGCCATGTCGACTTGAAGGCGTTTCTGAACTTCTTCGATTCGTAGCTTGTGCCACTCGATGGTTTCGAATTCTAGAAGTGTCAGTTTGGTTACATCGATTCATAGGATGCCGTACATACTCAAAACAACagcatccttggccttggacttggactgcGCGTGATGATGGTTTCTCTCAGCGTCGTCTATCTCGAACGAGCTGGTTCGCTTGGTCAGACATCAATCACTTACAAAAATAGTGGTTGACTCACATGCTGCGATACTGGATCGGCAGGGTCGCATTCCCTCGGCGGCTCTGGCTCGACGAGCGCTTCTGAGGCCCGGGTTCGCCATCCTCCCCAGAGCACGTCTGCGTTCTACCGCCGACTCGGGTGCCGTCCTCTTCGTCGCCTGTCTTCCAGCGCAGGGATCCTAACACGACCATGTTGTAGCTTCTAGAGTATCGAGATCAGATGCAAAAGAGATGATGTTGGAATGTGGTCAAACTCAACATCATCAAACGAGGGTCTTATATGGACAAGATGCAATACGACACCAAAGGAGGCATCCGAGCGCATCTTTTCGGGTGCAAAAGCCACACCGGAAGCACAGATTTGGTATTCCTTTGACCACCAGCCGAATATGACCTCGTCTCCAACAAAGACCAACTCTCCCACACCATCCAAGACACAATCCATAACGTTAAATTTACCTAATTGTTTTCCCAGCCCATTGCCTCTTCTTAAATGCCTCACATAGAGCCATCTCGCGACACGAGGAGGCCTCCTGATCCTGAAATGTACTGACTGACTCCGTCCAAGGGGATGTGTGGTACATCATGTACGGCATGCATTCCCCGCACTTCAGCTCCTGAGGTAGAGATACTTGGACAGTACTTATGACCGCTAGCGGCTCTTTTGGCCTGTCATTTGTGACTGAACCCCTGGATGGCGGTGACAGATGCACACCCGCCTCCATGCCGAGCAAAAGGGCGAATATGTTCTGACAACCTCAAATCCCTCAACGCAGGAAATAATTACATATGACATTGAGTCAAATATGACTCTGACGAGCTAAAAACTGGTTGTTTTCCCTTCCCATCCCACGTCTACTCTTCCACATAGCGTGACCCCCGCGCCTCGCTTCTTCTAGCGGTTCCCATGGCGGGATCCCAAGAGAACCCTGAAAGCCATGGCATGGACTCTAGTACATTGTACGGGCTTCTCTTAGTTGCTCTCATTATAGTAATCTTTGTCATCATCTACATCGCCCACCGTGCCTTGCACACCCGGCCAGTCCCTGATGTCATCAGCCACCAACTTCTCCGGTTCAGAACGACTGCGGGCTTGGGAAGAGACGCGGTAGAGAACATTCCGACCGTCGAGTTTCATGCGCGGCCAGCCGCAAACAAATCCCCTATACACATTTTCCGAAACCCTCCAGTTCACGCAAAACCGCCTGCGCCAAAACGCTCGATAATCCAAGTGTTCCAGCACCATCCGGGCTTCTCCCCTCGCTCTCTCGAGTCTGGGACAGGGAAGCCACAAGATATCTCATCTCTGTGCTCCATTTGCACCGAAGATTTTACCGAGGGAGTGAGATTACGGAAACTGCCGTGTGGACACGTTTTCCACCCACAGTGTATAGATCCGTGGCTAATGGATCGCGCCCGTACTTGTCCTCTATGGTCGGTAAGCCCAAGTCAGACATGAGCAGGCAACCAGCTAACATGAGTGATCTCCAATCTCAAGTCGAGTCGATCTAGCCTTTTTATCTGGCATGGCGATCCCTAGAGTGCCTCCTGCGGTTCGTACAGCTCCCTCCCCCAGCACCAGGGTTGCTGGTCGAAGTTAGTATGGTCTGAGAGGAAAGTCAAAGAGATCTACCTTGTATCAAGCAATGTGCTACGCTCGCCGCATCTCGAACCAAAAGCTCGGCTTCAAAGGGACAGCGCTGATTAGTTACCCCTTAAAATCATAAAACCTCACCCCTATTGATCTCTTCATACCCCTGAAAAGTAGAACCCCGAGACGACAACCACATATGCAAGCAAAAGAATGCTCCCCTTGAAGTAATTGCTCTTTCCTTCGCCATACAGATACCCCAAAAGGAACACACAAATGACAACAAGCACCATATCCCACTGTGGAAAAACAAGAGGAAACACATAGTTCCTCAAATCCTCGTGAGGGCCAGGTTGTGAGTGGAACACTGCAGAAAAGAGCACAAGGGCCGGGATCTGGAGGAGGCAGACCTGAAGTACGTAGGCAGAGCCAATCTCCATCGACAAGGCAATATTACCGTTTATTGCAAATAGAATAGCATTCTTCAAGTTGCGTTAGTGACGGCATCTTGTGGAGGGCAAAGAAACGTACCCAGATTTCTGTCGTGTTTGGCACAAGGGCGAAAATGGTCAGTCCGACAAACTTTTCATCTACATGGACTTCTTTGAGGATGGAATCAACCATCTCAATGATGATATTGGCAAGAATACCGTAGAGAATCGTTGCTCCAAGTAGTATCAGCAGGCTCTTTGTTCTGCTCCAGTTGGGTACAGAATGCCAGTCAGTCTCTTTTGATGCTCTCGTCCTGGAAACTTGAGCGTCTGTGGATGAGATGGGTGTTCTGTTTGTGCCATCCTGAGCGCCGTCCTCCTCAGGCAATTCAGGCAGAATATCGCAGTCTCTTCGTGCCAGATTCCTGGGTGGAACCTCTGGCTCGACCCTTTGCAATGGGGGTGACAGAGGAGATAGTTCTCCGTGCGGAGATCCCACCGTGGTGGTCGACCTAATGCTTGCGCGATAACTGCTGAAGGAGTGTCTCCGTGCACCAATGGGGAGTTCTGGCCTTCCCTGGTTCAAAGGTGTAGTCACTGGCTGTTGTCTGCGTGCGAGGTGCTTCTTATCCTCTGCATCGCTGGCCCAGATGACGGTGGCGTGAGTGCGAAGAGTGAACAGCAGCCCAATCACATATGCCAACAGGAGAAGAGCGGCACAGAAGTAGCTGAATGGTCGAAGAACATGGACGTAAAGGTACccatcaagatcaagctcCTGGGAGATGGAACAGGTTTGGCAATTTGCAACACTCCGCTGAGAGTTGACCGTCAAGGTCTGAGTGGGGTTGTAGGAGCAGCCCCGGCATCTCACGACATGAGTGCCATAGACTGCATAAAACAGCGTAGGGCTAAAGACCCCAATGATGGCGAAAAGTAACATGGTTGAGGTGACACCAGCTGATTTGGAGTTGAACCGCTGCGTCTTGCGCTTGAGGGCGCCAAAGCACATGGATAATCCTGGGAGGAATAGAACTCCAGCAAAGATGCTTCCAATGATGCACCCTTCGACGAGGCGGCTCTTTCCCTGCTTGAGGGCCACGCAGTAGAAAAGGACCTCGAATATCGTGGAGAAGAATGCATTCACCACGGCACTCACGCCCATAGATGATTGAGCAGAGATTGAAGCGACAGCCTGGcctataaaataagctaggGGTAtgatgccaagaaggctggccGGGAAGAGTAGGCCGGGCGGGATAGTGAAGATGTGAATATGCAAGAGCTTCTGAAGAATAAGCCAGTTGAAGATTATGATCAAGGCGATGCCCATGAGGTCGATGAGAAAGATGCTGTTCCCGCCTATAGAGTAGCGCCAGTATCGAAAGCCGACGGCAGAGTAAGTGCAGAGCAAAACTTTGGAATCTTGCCCCTCATCTGATCGCACCGATTGTGCGTCTGAATCGAAAGCAAGGGCGAGAGGACAATGTCGAAGATGACGGAGCAAATGCATGCAGGTCTTGGCCATGGGAATGGTAAACACGAGGGCCCAGCAGGTCAACGAGACCAGGAACAACGGCGGGATAATAAAAATGTATAGGACAGAAAAGAAGACGACCCTTCCACTCTTCCACTGACCTCGACTGAACATGGTAGTCTGCCCCGTGGGCTGCCCTTGTCTGGGACCGAAGAAAAGATGACCATGATTCAGGCTGCCATTCTGCCATTGCTCATATTCATGCATGCTGCGTCCCTGGTTGAGGCGGTCGTTTGTCTCAAGTCGCACAAGCTTTCCAAGGGATAGAATATGTATGCAGCCAAGCTACACAAGACACGGCCATATTCTCTCGAACTGGATGTTGAAGAGGCTATACACACAAGACCGCCGACGGCAGCGAGGATAGCCAGCCACCAACCGAACAAGATAGTCCAGAGGATGTTGAACAGCAACGACCACAAATTGGCGTTCTGACCTGGTATGGAGTTGGTTCCATTGctctcatcgtcgtcgggtGGTTTGCCTTGTTGATAAAGGGCGGGTTTCCATAGCCTGATTCCAAAGGGATGTGTCTCGTTGATGGCTTGCTGGCGGAGTTTGAGAGTGAAGCTCCCAGCGTCCGAGTCGACTTCCGCATCATCTTGCACAGGTGACTCGTCCGGGGCCTCTGTCAACTCCAACCTAGGTATTCTGGAGGGAGCAGGAGGGCCAACGTGATGCTCTGAAGGAACAAGGCCAGGCGGAGCTGATTTCCTGCGGCCTACGAGGCGGCGTCTGAATGCATCAGCCTCGACTTCGGCGGTATCGTCGTCTGCGGAAAAGAGATGGTCTCGACGAGGTACTCGTAGGGTTGTCGACAGTCGACGAGGCATTGCGGCGTGAGATGTGTCAGAGCAGGGCTATTTCGTTGGCCAGCGCCCTGCAAAAGGTTTCTGAAACAAAGAGACAAGCATCAGAATGCGAAGTCAGGCTCTCACCTTCTTGTCACAGCATTGAGAGGGCATTTAGAATCCCCCATTGTCCCGCAAACTACGTACCACACTGCCACCGTCAACAGCCCGCCTTGACCAGATGCGCTCCACAGGACGGAGCCTAGAACATGTTTTACCTGCTCACCGATCAGCGCTGGGGGCGTTatgcttgatgatgctgcctCGGTAGGTAAATGCCTCTCACTACCGCGCTGTACATTGACTCAACAAACACATCTGCCTCCAACCGAGATGGAGACCGGGAGGCCGCCAGCCGTAAAGCATACGAATAGAGTATCCCGACATGTACGCTTGCCTTGTTATGATCGCCGTGACCGGGGCCGGGAATAGCATCTCCACTCGAGCTAATATGCCGTGTATCAGGTAGTCGACAACCATACAAAACACCAAGATTTCTACCTATCTCTACAATACAAAAGGGCATTGCCATGCCCAATCCAGCATCGCCGCAACGCCCTTCCAAAAAATCCCTCATCCACCGCCACTGCGGATTCGACAGACGCTCTGTGCATGTCGGCGTCATGGTCATTTCTCATGTCGCACAACCAACACAAGCATCGTCCGGGGATGCCAAGCTTTGAGCCCCTGTCTGTCTGTGTGCACAGGCCAAGGAATCGAGGTTCAAAATGCGTTTAATTGAGGTACTCGTGAGGTAACAGATTAATTCCAGGAGCGACTATACTCACTCACCCGAATATTCTGTCCGGGCTCAAGGCAATTCCTAGAATCAATTAGTCTGACCTTTTCTGCCGCCCCATCCCACGTACAAGCTGGGGATCCCAGGTTGGATTTATCCCTCATACCGTACCTCTTTCACCTGTTCATCTCCGGTGGGTGGATCGTCGTCTGCACCACGTTGCCAAGCTCCCTCTGGCCGGCGCTAAAAAGCTTACTTGGACCCTTGTCGTGTCAACAGAAAGCTTGACATGTGCCATGACGCAgttcttttctctttccctcTGTCCAACGAGGCGCAGCTCGGCTCCATGTGCTCCCTCGACACAGCCCCCGTCCCCTCTCGAGTCATTTCAGACAAGTGCCCCGTGCAGGTTGTCAGGTATGTCGATCGTGGGTATGATTGGGTCACCATC contains these protein-coding regions:
- a CDS encoding Cation-ATPase-N domain-containing protein, yielding MVVLGSLRWKTGDEEDGTRVGGRTQTCSGEDGEPGPQKRSSSQSRRGNATLPIQYRSISFEIDDAERNHHHAQSKSKAKDAVVLKFETIEWHKLRIEEVQKRLQVDMAHGLSAREADDRLRKQGKNKISPLPNPLFWKIFGYFFKGFGSILCVGGILVFISWKPLGDPPAIANLALGIVLVAVFVIQAAFNGWQDWSSSRVMQSITEMLPESCVLLRDGAKVEVSATDVVTGDVIFIKAGNRIPADVRYLQVSHDTSVDRAVLTGESKPIKATVDSTDDNYLETHCIGLQGTHCVSGSALGVVVSTGDATVFGQIAKLTGEPKTGLTTMEKDIFRFVSLIVLIMVSWIIILVAVWAGWLRKSHPDWINVSALIVSCVSVAIAYIPEGLPIAVTSSLTITANLMKKNKILCKSLKTVETLGSVSVICSDKTGTLTKNKMFATDCSLYTTTFTPESAMDDIRLHQRSSGIHQIRAVAGLCNSAEFDPESEKEALTDRHIFGDATDQAALRLSEGFGPVSELRKTWTSVFELSFNSKNKFMAKAFKAPKNQDVDICLGVSGAKEFTAGSVLLTIKGAPDILLGRCTSMVQPDGSVAALTEDEAIAVKQLKDQWSSNGKRVILLARKILGADRIPPDTSSPEFETQMMHELQSELTLVSLLAMIDPPRPEMPEVIATLRGAGIRAFMVTGDFGLTALAIARQCGMVTAQVVHDASSLVRFPTEGEDDSNSPRDAALLLSGSDLMSLNEHQWEQLCKYNEIVFSRTTPDQKLRIVREFQARKQIVGMTGDGVNDAPALKAADVGISLTSGSDIAIEAADMVLLESFSAIVEAVRFGRVVFDNLKKVIAYLLPAGSFSEFWPVFTNVVFGLPQILSSFLMIIICCFTDCAGAIVLAYEKPEADVLFRPPRDPSKTHLVNWQLIFHAYAFVGVIESVCSFAMAYWYLERKGIPFSDLWFKFGEIPTHVDPDYYNARLNEASSIYFMNLVVMQWFNLMAVRNRHLSIFQHPPVFNKRTQNLLLFPAILFTLGVAVIWLYIPSLQDVLSTAGVPVEHYFYPAALGLGLFCLDEGRKACIRRWPNSVLARMAW